The following proteins are encoded in a genomic region of Spirochaetota bacterium:
- a CDS encoding Gfo/Idh/MocA family oxidoreductase — protein MGDIIRWGVLGTGKIAKKFARDLALVKNATCAAVGSRSQESADAFAREFAFARAHGSYAALAGDAAVDAVYIATPHTLHAENTIMMLNAGKAVLCEKPFAVNSAEAVRMCAAAKKKKCFLMEAMWSRFMPALIKAKALIDDGAIGEVRMLSADFGYRSKFAPEERHFNPALAGGALLDVGIYPVWLSHFLLGAPKKIAAMGHRGTTHVDEMNAMLFTHGSGAISVLHSAIRAVTIHEAFISGTNAELRLHAPWWRTSALSLLNDGKVLETWELPPVGIGYSHEIEHVNECLRSGKTESDMHSLADTRAVAKTLDRVRTLLGVRYPADGKKPYILKRARATDE, from the coding sequence ATGGGTGACATCATTCGATGGGGAGTGCTCGGTACGGGGAAGATAGCGAAGAAATTCGCGCGTGACCTGGCGTTGGTGAAGAACGCGACGTGCGCCGCGGTCGGTTCTCGTTCGCAAGAGAGCGCCGATGCGTTCGCGCGTGAATTCGCGTTCGCCCGGGCGCATGGATCGTATGCAGCGCTTGCGGGTGATGCCGCCGTCGATGCGGTGTATATCGCCACGCCGCATACGCTTCACGCGGAGAACACGATCATGATGCTCAATGCCGGGAAAGCCGTGCTCTGCGAAAAGCCGTTCGCCGTGAACAGCGCCGAGGCAGTACGCATGTGCGCCGCGGCGAAAAAGAAAAAGTGTTTCCTCATGGAGGCGATGTGGTCGCGCTTCATGCCCGCGCTTATCAAAGCGAAAGCGCTCATCGATGACGGTGCCATTGGGGAAGTGCGCATGCTCTCGGCCGACTTCGGCTATCGATCGAAATTCGCCCCGGAGGAGAGACATTTTAACCCGGCACTCGCGGGCGGGGCGCTTCTGGACGTCGGCATTTACCCGGTGTGGTTATCGCATTTCCTTCTCGGTGCCCCGAAGAAGATAGCCGCCATGGGCCATCGCGGCACGACGCATGTCGATGAAATGAACGCCATGCTCTTCACGCATGGCTCCGGCGCGATATCGGTGCTGCATTCCGCCATTCGCGCGGTCACGATACATGAAGCCTTTATCAGCGGGACGAATGCCGAGCTTCGGCTCCATGCGCCGTGGTGGCGTACGTCCGCATTATCGCTTCTCAATGATGGTAAGGTGCTGGAAACGTGGGAGCTTCCGCCCGTGGGCATCGGTTATTCACATGAGATAGAGCATGTCAATGAATGCCTTCGTTCGGGGAAAACAGAAAGCGATATGCACTCGCTTGCGGATACGCGGGCGGTTGCCAAGACGCTTGACCGCGTCAGAACGCTTCTCGGCGTACGGTATCCTGCTGACGGTAAAAAGCCCTATATCCTCAAACGTGCACGGGCAACGGATGAGTAA